The following coding sequences are from one Bacillus mycoides window:
- a CDS encoding LysR family transcriptional regulator, with translation MEIKELNTFKMIVEEGTFSLAAKKLNYAQSTVTTHIKKLENELGFLLFERGWDARLTEEGTLFAKEVDNLLMHWDYSISQAQRISNEEKGTVRIGLTESVAKKLMPSILNYLDNEKPYIHCDFVVGNTALLSQLLEQNKIDFAVCGKNKNSSNMNFTPLYNEQIEFIVNNPHHPILHKESVEVFDIINYPILIGENSCYYYQSVNAFLSENNLSFKRVYNCNALHLIPQMVFGNAIGIIPKGTILNKGNISFKVKGFNPQMPIGLLISSKNRNYLSQTKQRLMKLIESLLS, from the coding sequence ATGGAAATAAAAGAGTTAAATACATTTAAGATGATTGTCGAAGAAGGAACTTTTTCACTGGCAGCAAAAAAATTAAACTATGCTCAATCAACTGTAACAACACATATAAAAAAGCTGGAGAATGAACTTGGCTTCCTTCTATTTGAACGAGGATGGGATGCGCGATTAACAGAGGAAGGTACTTTATTTGCAAAAGAGGTAGATAACTTATTAATGCATTGGGATTATTCAATATCTCAAGCACAGCGCATAAGTAATGAGGAAAAAGGGACAGTAAGAATAGGACTAACAGAATCTGTTGCAAAAAAGTTAATGCCATCTATATTAAACTATTTAGACAATGAGAAACCATATATACATTGTGATTTTGTTGTAGGGAACACAGCACTTTTATCACAACTATTAGAACAAAATAAAATTGATTTTGCTGTTTGCGGAAAGAATAAGAATAGTTCCAATATGAACTTCACTCCACTTTACAATGAACAAATTGAATTTATTGTCAATAACCCTCATCATCCAATATTACACAAAGAGTCAGTTGAAGTATTCGATATCATTAATTATCCTATTTTAATTGGAGAAAATAGTTGTTATTATTATCAATCTGTGAATGCCTTTTTATCAGAAAATAATTTATCGTTTAAAAGAGTTTACAATTGTAATGCATTACATCTTATTCCACAAATGGTTTTTGGAAATGCAATAGGTATTATTCCTAAGGGAACTATTTTAAACAAAGGCAATATATCATTTAAGGTTAAAGGATTTAATCCCCAAATGCCTATAGGATTATTAATTTCTTCTAAAAACAGAAACTATTTGAGCCAGACAAAACAACGACTTATGAAATTAATTGAATCGTTATTGTCTTGA
- a CDS encoding spore germination protein, protein MPSIVGNLVVQNSNGSFNLGDFYNVSPKENTKAYNGSGSSNVAFVANTFSGVSATNTFDSDVADQNQVGTV, encoded by the coding sequence ATGCCATCTATTGTTGGAAATCTGGTTGTACAAAATAGTAACGGTTCTTTCAACTTAGGCGATTTTTACAACGTTTCTCCAAAGGAAAATACAAAAGCTTATAATGGTTCAGGTTCATCAAATGTTGCTTTTGTTGCCAACACATTTAGCGGTGTTAGTGCAACAAACACATTCGATTCTGATGTTGCAGACCAAAACCAAGTTGGAACAGTCTAA
- a CDS encoding DUF3947 family protein: MLYSYFNNQIRKRPITLSGAESTIQAVQQAWQIQQQMQQGIQPYYSSMEYYYPMHHITPYGMSFSTIPYGTVYNL; encoded by the coding sequence ATGCTTTATTCATATTTTAATAACCAAATTAGAAAGCGTCCTATAACGTTAAGTGGGGCAGAAAGTACAATTCAAGCTGTTCAACAAGCATGGCAAATACAACAACAAATGCAACAAGGCATACAACCGTATTATTCATCTATGGAGTATTATTACCCAATGCATCATATTACACCATATGGAATGTCTTTTTCAACGATTCCATATGGAACTGTATACAATTTATAA
- a CDS encoding VanW family protein translates to MNIVNLRPKQRSKYRIMLGTWYYSTKRYIQWLADGKTYAKTLQQEKLPCTAIQHRTILLRKLKDVDMWYQQNKVVNLKIAIKQLDGIVIRPGETFSYWRLIGKPTRRKGYVEGMILHYGSFQAGIGGGLCQLSNLIYWMTLHTPLTVTERYRHSFDVFPDSKRTQPFGSGATCSYNYLDLQIKNETDQSYQLHLYITDKHLVGEWRTAYPQLYQYEVYEKEHSIQSAYWGGYIRHNVIQRRVYSQQKQFVEDQYVTENHAIMMYEPLLAYNNEESGD, encoded by the coding sequence ATGAATATAGTGAACTTACGTCCTAAACAGCGTTCTAAGTATCGTATTATGCTAGGAACATGGTATTACTCTACAAAGAGGTACATCCAGTGGTTAGCAGACGGAAAAACATACGCAAAAACTTTACAACAAGAAAAGTTACCCTGTACAGCGATTCAGCACCGAACGATACTACTTCGTAAGCTCAAGGATGTAGATATGTGGTATCAACAGAATAAAGTTGTTAATTTAAAGATTGCCATTAAACAGCTAGATGGTATCGTCATTAGACCGGGAGAAACATTCTCTTACTGGCGTTTAATAGGTAAGCCTACTAGGAGAAAAGGGTATGTAGAAGGTATGATACTACACTATGGATCTTTTCAAGCAGGCATTGGAGGAGGGCTTTGTCAGCTTTCAAATTTAATATATTGGATGACCTTACATACACCACTGACAGTAACAGAGCGATATCGTCATAGCTTTGATGTCTTTCCTGATTCCAAGCGGACCCAGCCGTTTGGAAGCGGAGCGACTTGTTCCTATAACTATTTGGACTTACAAATTAAAAATGAAACGGACCAATCGTATCAACTTCACCTTTATATCACAGATAAACATTTAGTTGGTGAATGGAGAACAGCCTATCCGCAGCTTTATCAATATGAAGTTTATGAAAAAGAACACTCAATCCAATCTGCATACTGGGGTGGTTATATACGACATAATGTTATTCAACGTAGAGTATATAGCCAACAGAAACAGTTTGTAGAAGATCAATATGTAACGGAGAATCACGCTATAATGATGTACGAACCATTATTAGCTTATAATAACGAGGAAAGTGGAGATTAA
- a CDS encoding SDR family NAD(P)-dependent oxidoreductase: protein MKKNDYALVTGASRGIGKAIAIQLANDGFKLLLHYNQNIEKANQVKAEIESIGRQAHLIQGDFNSSEGINEFIEKTKEMLIQDSNVSLHTIVHNAGHATSNGFGEVDYDEFDRLFNANVKAPYFITQSLIGFIASNGRIINLSSGVTRIVFPYILIYSMTKGAINTMTFTLAKELGEKGITINSVMPGIIDTDSTANWLHTEEGQENAKNMSALKREGQPEEIANVVSFLASEKASFITGHNMDVTGGSHL, encoded by the coding sequence ATGAAAAAAAATGATTATGCATTGGTAACAGGAGCTTCTAGAGGGATAGGAAAGGCAATCGCAATCCAACTTGCAAATGATGGATTCAAGTTATTATTACATTATAATCAAAATATTGAAAAGGCTAATCAAGTCAAAGCAGAAATTGAATCAATTGGCAGACAAGCACATTTAATTCAAGGTGATTTCAATTCCAGTGAAGGGATTAACGAATTCATCGAAAAAACCAAGGAAATGCTAATCCAAGATAGTAATGTATCACTACATACAATTGTTCACAATGCTGGACATGCTACATCAAATGGATTTGGAGAAGTGGACTATGATGAGTTCGATCGTCTATTTAATGCAAATGTTAAAGCGCCATATTTTATCACACAATCTCTAATCGGATTTATAGCATCCAATGGTAGGATAATAAATCTATCATCCGGTGTGACACGTATCGTATTTCCATATATATTGATATACAGTATGACAAAAGGCGCAATTAATACAATGACGTTTACACTAGCAAAGGAATTGGGTGAAAAAGGCATTACGATTAATTCCGTAATGCCTGGAATCATTGATACGGATTCAACTGCTAACTGGCTGCATACAGAAGAAGGTCAAGAAAATGCAAAGAATATGAGTGCTTTAAAAAGAGAGGGTCAACCAGAAGAAATTGCAAATGTTGTTTCATTTCTAGCGAGTGAAAAAGCGAGTTTTATTACTGGGCATAATATGGATGTAACTGGTGGAAGTCATCTGTAA
- a CDS encoding tautomerase family protein yields the protein MPLVNVYYPDGQLNKEELKTISNSIHHSLIEHFKVPENDYFQMFLPYPPNQFFYDPHYLLEGEKKRTENIMHVSITCGPGRTINQKKSLYQSISKTISNHLNISTTDIFITLNETPVENWSFGQGVAQMVNIRE from the coding sequence ATGCCGCTTGTTAATGTTTATTATCCAGATGGTCAATTGAATAAAGAAGAGCTAAAAACGATAAGTAATAGTATTCATCATTCATTGATTGAACACTTTAAAGTCCCAGAAAATGATTACTTTCAAATGTTTTTACCTTACCCACCTAATCAATTTTTTTACGATCCACATTATCTCTTAGAAGGAGAGAAAAAGAGAACAGAAAACATAATGCATGTTTCTATTACATGTGGGCCAGGAAGAACAATAAATCAGAAAAAGAGTTTGTATCAATCCATATCGAAAACTATTTCAAATCATTTAAACATCTCTACAACTGATATTTTTATTACATTAAACGAGACACCTGTTGAAAACTGGTCATTTGGTCAAGGAGTAGCACAAATGGTTAATATAAGGGAGTGA
- a CDS encoding transposase, whose protein sequence is MGKIRVTYDVEFKKKAIDLYLKEGMSYKTIAKELGIHHSVVSRWVKHFEAEGIKGLEEKRGKAKGPGLGRPRVRPEDPEAKIRRLEAENEMLKKLLGM, encoded by the coding sequence ATGGGAAAAATTAGAGTCACTTACGATGTAGAATTTAAGAAAAAAGCTATAGATTTATACTTAAAAGAAGGCATGAGCTATAAAACCATTGCGAAAGAATTAGGTATTCATCACTCGGTTGTAAGTCGCTGGGTGAAACACTTTGAGGCTGAAGGAATCAAAGGACTAGAAGAAAAACGCGGGAAAGCGAAAGGACCAGGTTTAGGTAGACCAAGGGTTAGACCCGAAGATCCTGAAGCTAAGATCCGACGATTAGAAGCGGAAAATGAAATGTTAAAAAAGCTCTTAGGGATGTAA
- a CDS encoding VOC family protein, which yields MRLGHIMIFVNDMTKARWFYSELLGLKTLLEQENKLVFALDGCQLIAFKCEKTKEIGDYSNEARTVLVFEVVSVEQTYKELKEKGIQFLHDKPTQGRYAAFVDPFGNVHEIAESFG from the coding sequence ATGAGACTAGGACATATAATGATTTTCGTCAATGACATGACAAAGGCGAGATGGTTTTATTCTGAATTGCTGGGTTTAAAAACATTGTTAGAGCAAGAAAATAAGCTTGTATTTGCCCTTGACGGCTGTCAGCTTATAGCTTTTAAGTGTGAAAAGACCAAAGAAATTGGAGATTATTCAAACGAGGCTAGAACAGTTTTGGTGTTTGAGGTCGTATCTGTTGAGCAAACTTATAAGGAACTGAAGGAAAAGGGTATTCAATTTTTGCATGATAAACCTACTCAAGGGCGATATGCTGCTTTCGTAGATCCGTTTGGTAACGTGCATGAAATCGCTGAATCGTTCGGATGA
- a CDS encoding alpha/beta hydrolase family protein — translation MKKKKLQKSALSFTLLFSLGVSSFPLTTAIHGDTQGAQTAEKKQVSLTERTSLFFAYLQQGKYAEALQLTSAAFQSKFTANILQSWWTQSGGSRITSIGTPFIKERNLVHQTVEVPGAIEGTTIPLLLKFTPGGKVDEVGVRTTPEKSYTIPHPSYDQPDSYQEREIVIGNATYPLPATLTVPKHKIGEKVPVVVLVHGSGPHDRDSTFMGAKIFRDLAAGLSSSGIAVLRYEKRSLEHGFKMSAEPATLDRDTTDDAIYAAKSAAQQEGIDPDNIFILGHSQGAGTMPRILSKAPSLLVRGSILMAPPARPFTDILLNQYQYLGAPKEFIDELKKQFAYIEDPTFDPDHPPAGYNYLSPHFMYDVTRWRPVEEAKSRKEPLLILQGARDYQVTVKDEFTRWQEGLSSRSDVQFKEYPKLNHFFTEGDGKLSHPSEYEVPSNVPAYVIQDIVAWVNATKK, via the coding sequence ATGAAAAAAAAGAAGTTACAAAAATCAGCACTTTCTTTTACCCTACTCTTTTCTTTAGGTGTTTCTTCTTTTCCGCTTACAACAGCTATTCATGGGGATACACAAGGGGCACAAACTGCAGAAAAGAAACAAGTCTCATTAACGGAGCGTACGTCTTTATTTTTTGCATATCTCCAACAAGGTAAATATGCAGAGGCACTCCAGTTGACGTCTGCAGCTTTTCAATCCAAGTTTACGGCAAACATATTACAAAGCTGGTGGACACAAAGTGGCGGGAGCAGGATTACAAGCATCGGAACACCTTTTATAAAAGAACGAAACTTGGTCCATCAAACGGTTGAAGTTCCAGGAGCTATCGAAGGAACTACTATTCCATTACTCCTTAAATTCACGCCTGGCGGCAAAGTTGATGAAGTTGGTGTAAGGACGACGCCAGAGAAATCTTATACCATCCCACATCCTAGCTATGACCAACCTGATTCCTACCAAGAGCGCGAAATCGTAATTGGAAATGCTACATACCCGTTACCAGCCACATTAACGGTTCCAAAACATAAAATTGGCGAAAAAGTGCCTGTTGTTGTTCTTGTTCACGGTTCTGGGCCGCATGATCGTGACAGTACATTTATGGGAGCTAAAATCTTTAGAGACCTTGCAGCTGGTCTTTCATCAAGCGGTATCGCAGTGTTACGTTACGAGAAACGTTCTTTAGAACACGGTTTTAAAATGAGTGCAGAACCTGCTACATTAGACCGTGACACTACAGATGATGCCATATATGCAGCAAAATCAGCAGCGCAGCAGGAAGGCATTGACCCAGATAACATTTTCATTCTCGGACATAGCCAAGGAGCTGGCACAATGCCGCGTATATTAAGTAAAGCACCTTCATTACTTGTAAGAGGAAGTATTTTAATGGCACCACCTGCACGTCCTTTTACTGACATACTCCTTAATCAGTATCAGTACCTCGGGGCACCAAAGGAATTTATAGATGAACTAAAAAAACAATTCGCCTATATTGAGGATCCTACTTTTGATCCAGATCACCCACCAGCTGGTTATAATTATCTTTCTCCACATTTCATGTATGATGTGACTCGTTGGCGTCCAGTTGAGGAAGCGAAATCACGAAAAGAGCCATTACTGATTCTGCAAGGCGCACGTGATTATCAAGTAACAGTAAAGGATGAGTTTACGAGATGGCAAGAAGGGCTTTCAAGCCGCAGTGATGTTCAGTTCAAAGAATATCCGAAATTGAATCACTTTTTCACGGAGGGCGACGGGAAATTAAGCCACCCTAGTGAATACGAAGTCCCTTCCAATGTTCCTGCGTATGTCATCCAGGATATTGTTGCATGGGTCAATGCGACAAAGAAATAA
- the exsF gene encoding exosporium protein ExsF, giving the protein MFSSSHRFSNFNCEAQAASTLPALGFAFNATAPQFATLFTPLLLPSTSPNPNLTVPVINDTISVGTGIRIQIAGIYQISYTLTISLDNSPVAPEAARFFLTLNSPTNIIPGSGTAVRSNIIGTGEVDVSSGVILINLNPGDLIQIVPVEVIGTVDIRAAALTVAQIR; this is encoded by the coding sequence ATGTTCTCATCTAGTCATAGATTTTCTAACTTTAATTGTGAAGCACAAGCAGCTAGTACACTACCTGCCCTTGGTTTTGCCTTTAATGCTACTGCACCTCAATTTGCAACATTATTTACGCCACTACTATTACCTAGTACAAGCCCAAACCCAAATCTTACTGTTCCTGTAATAAATGATACAATTAGTGTTGGAACCGGTATCAGAATTCAAATAGCGGGTATTTATCAAATCAGTTATACATTAACAATAAGCCTTGATAACTCTCCTGTTGCACCAGAAGCAGCACGCTTTTTCTTGACACTAAATTCACCAACCAACATTATTCCAGGTTCAGGAACCGCAGTCCGTTCTAATATTATTGGCACTGGTGAGGTAGATGTGTCCAGCGGTGTCATTCTTATTAACTTAAACCCTGGTGATCTAATTCAAATTGTACCCGTTGAAGTAATTGGTACAGTAGACATTCGCGCTGCAGCGTTAACAGTTGCACAAATTCGTTAA
- a CDS encoding IS3 family transposase, which produces MKVVSKTKKFEVIHEMTKTGYTVTILCDIAGVTRSGYYNWIKRHTTPSKKQSEDIEIKKKILACHKKLREIYGYRRIQVWLKATYNLHLNHKRIQRLMSELGIKAVIRKKRPYYGKKEAYVISENHLNREFQASKPNEKWVTDITYLIFNGQRLYLSAIKDLYNNEIVAYETSRRNDLKLVLDTLKKAKKKRNVKGILLHSDQGSQYTSRQYNQLLKKYQMKASMSRRGNCWDNACMENFFSHFKAECFHLHSFHKANEVKLAVRKYMHFYNHQRFQKKLNNLSPYKYRTQVA; this is translated from the coding sequence ATGAAAGTCGTATCCAAAACGAAAAAATTCGAAGTCATCCATGAAATGACAAAAACAGGTTATACAGTGACCATTCTATGCGATATTGCTGGTGTAACCAGAAGTGGGTACTACAACTGGATAAAACGGCATACGACGCCTTCAAAAAAACAATCAGAGGATATCGAAATTAAGAAAAAGATATTGGCGTGTCATAAAAAATTAAGAGAAATTTATGGATATAGAAGAATACAAGTGTGGCTGAAAGCCACATATAACCTTCATTTGAATCATAAGCGCATCCAAAGATTGATGAGTGAACTAGGTATCAAAGCCGTAATTAGGAAAAAACGACCTTATTATGGAAAAAAAGAAGCTTATGTGATTTCAGAGAACCATCTAAATAGGGAGTTTCAAGCTTCAAAACCGAATGAGAAATGGGTAACCGATATTACCTATTTGATTTTCAATGGACAGCGCTTGTACTTATCCGCTATTAAGGATTTATACAATAATGAAATTGTTGCCTATGAAACCAGTCGTAGAAACGACTTAAAACTTGTGTTAGATACACTGAAAAAGGCAAAGAAAAAACGAAATGTGAAGGGAATCCTCTTACATAGTGATCAAGGGTCCCAGTATACATCTCGTCAATATAATCAATTACTTAAAAAATATCAGATGAAGGCAAGTATGTCTCGAAGAGGCAACTGTTGGGATAATGCTTGTATGGAAAACTTCTTCAGTCACTTTAAGGCAGAGTGTTTTCATTTACACTCCTTCCATAAAGCGAATGAGGTCAAACTTGCCGTGCGTAAATATATGCACTTTTATAACCATCAAAGATTTCAAAAGAAATTAAATAACCTGAGTCCATATAAATATAGAACTCAGGTTGCTTAG
- a CDS encoding YrrS family protein — protein MGQGSRFQEKQQNRRKKVIFNIAFTLVLVTVGIVTYQLFSPSDTSKKAIAQEKKATKIEEKKHKEKEAAQLEEKKREVKEAAQLEEKEREEREAALLEEKKREEREAVLLEEKQKAEKSVKTSENENKEGEKTASQEKGSQTNPSWKPIGTEQGAKPAMQFKEGTVDWNEMKKAISYAVDAPEGQLIFDFIGNNGENKAYGNVRDKQSNKKYKVDIDWVENQGWKPVSVQVVK, from the coding sequence ATGGGACAAGGAAGCAGGTTTCAAGAAAAACAGCAAAATCGTCGTAAAAAGGTGATTTTTAATATTGCATTTACTTTGGTATTAGTGACAGTTGGTATAGTGACATACCAGTTGTTTTCCCCTTCTGATACATCAAAGAAAGCAATTGCTCAAGAAAAGAAAGCAACAAAGATAGAAGAGAAGAAACATAAAGAGAAAGAAGCAGCGCAGTTAGAAGAGAAGAAACGTGAAGTGAAAGAAGCAGCGCAGTTAGAAGAGAAGGAACGTGAGGAGAGAGAAGCAGCACTGTTAGAAGAGAAGAAACGTGAAGAGAGAGAAGCAGTACTGTTAGAAGAGAAACAAAAAGCAGAAAAATCGGTAAAAACGAGCGAAAATGAAAATAAAGAGGGAGAAAAAACGGCATCTCAAGAAAAGGGTTCTCAAACTAATCCTTCTTGGAAGCCAATTGGTACAGAGCAAGGAGCAAAACCTGCAATGCAATTTAAAGAAGGAACAGTAGATTGGAATGAGATGAAAAAAGCAATTTCTTATGCTGTTGATGCTCCAGAGGGTCAATTGATTTTTGATTTTATTGGAAATAATGGTGAAAATAAAGCCTACGGTAATGTACGAGATAAGCAAAGTAATAAAAAATATAAGGTTGATATTGATTGGGTAGAGAATCAGGGCTGGAAACCAGTATCTGTTCAAGTAGTAAAATAA
- a CDS encoding MerR family transcriptional regulator has protein sequence MNNNLLLIKDFSKLTGLSRKALYLYDEHNILNPVFINPSNDYRYYDKNQLLTAKRINLLKQAGFSLNEISKIIHRKISDAEISNLIEEKLQLEINKIKDANQTINKLKGLNPAITILNNEVKKEYLESLFVYEYELLPNENICVALNNLEEIVSGLNVKKNERIITYKLIDNKIYPIRIALQLENYELNQLAITSYFGFQAQKFFYEIDPYQEESILKINEIMKKNEIELSEPYIYERILSPDDYLYSSKRLSEFIFPSKY, from the coding sequence GTGAATAATAATTTGCTTCTGATAAAAGATTTTAGCAAGTTAACTGGCTTATCACGAAAAGCTTTGTATCTTTATGATGAACATAATATTTTGAATCCTGTGTTTATTAATCCGAGTAATGATTATAGATATTATGATAAAAATCAGTTACTAACTGCTAAACGAATAAATTTGTTAAAACAAGCAGGGTTTAGCTTAAATGAAATCAGCAAAATCATTCATAGAAAGATATCAGATGCTGAAATAAGTAATTTGATAGAAGAAAAGCTTCAATTGGAAATAAATAAGATAAAAGATGCAAATCAAACAATAAATAAATTGAAAGGCCTGAATCCTGCAATTACGATTTTAAATAACGAAGTAAAAAAAGAGTATCTAGAATCATTGTTCGTATATGAATATGAATTATTACCAAATGAAAATATATGTGTAGCACTGAATAACTTAGAAGAAATAGTTAGCGGACTTAATGTTAAAAAGAATGAAAGAATCATCACATATAAACTAATAGATAATAAAATTTACCCTATTCGTATCGCCTTACAATTGGAAAATTACGAATTGAATCAATTGGCAATCACAAGTTATTTTGGTTTTCAAGCCCAAAAGTTTTTCTATGAAATTGATCCTTATCAAGAAGAATCAATATTAAAAATAAATGAGATAATGAAAAAAAATGAAATAGAATTATCCGAACCATATATTTATGAACGTATATTAAGCCCGGATGATTATCTATATTCCTCCAAACGCCTTTCGGAATTTATTTTTCCGTCTAAGTATTAA